One window of Camelina sativa cultivar DH55 chromosome 4, Cs, whole genome shotgun sequence genomic DNA carries:
- the LOC104783168 gene encoding SKP1-like protein 20 isoform X2, producing the protein MSEGNLAVMKPETMKSYIWLQTADGSIQQVEQEVAMFCPMICQEVIQKGVGSSKNHAISLPQRVNPAMFSLVLDYCRFHQMPGRSNKERKTYDERFIRMDTKRLCELTSAADSLQLKPLVDLTSRALARIIEGKTPEEIREIFHLPDDLTEEEKLEPLKNTMDDPRIRLLNRLYAKKRKELKERERLKNVEVEEHVDERSVDDLLSFINSRDPKVVKKKKKKKKKIVSSNDIHDKESHDLHSKQQCVVKTGSSMREVPNLPSAEDDISTPKARSEDEDDEIDPAMREMLDREVEDFAQRLNSNWVRSLGQERRPVHFSINGNGTTRRHTGQSP; encoded by the exons ATGTCAGAAGGTAATTTGGCCGTCATGAAACCAGAG ACGATGAAGTCCTACATATGGCTTCAAACTGCTGATGGCTCAATCCAGCAAGTAGAACAAGAGGTTGCAATGTTCTGTCCCATGATATGTCAAGAGGTAATACAGAAGGGTGTTGGATCTTCTAAGAATCATGCAATATCGCTTCCACAACGAGTTAACCCAGCTATGTTCAGCTTGGTTCTTGATTATTGCAGATTTCATCAAATGCCTGGACGTTCAAACAAG GAACGGAAAACTTATGATGAAAGATTCATCCGAATGGATACAAAGAGGCTCTGTGAGTTAACATCAGCCGCTGACAGTTTGCAGCTGAAGCCTTTGGTTGATCTTACTAGTCGTGCACTTGCACGAATCATTGAAGGAAAAACCCCTGAAGAGATACGAGAAATATTTCATTTGCCTGATGACCTTACTGAG GAGGAGAAATTAGAGCCTCTGAAGAACACGATGGATGATCCACGGATTCGACTACTGAATAGATTGTAcgcaaagaagagaaaggagctgaaagaaagagagagattgaag AATGTTGAGGTTGAAGAACATGTGGATGAACGTTCTGTGGATGACCTGTTATCATTTATTAACAGCAGAG ATCCCAAGgtggtaaagaaaaagaagaagaagaaaaagaagattgtTTCTTCAAATGACATTCATGATAAG GAATCACATGATCTTCATTCCAAACAACAATGTGTTGTAAAGACCGGGTCCAGCATGAGAGAGGTACCCAACTTACCTAGTGCAGAAGATGACATTTCTACACCAAAGGCCAGGTCtgaagatgaagacgatgaaATCGATCCAGCCATGAGGGAAATGCTTGATAG AGAGGTAGAGGATTTTGCTCAAAGACTGAACTCCAATTGGGTTCGGTCGCTAGGACAAGAAAGAAGGCCTGTACACTTCTCCATAAATGGCAACGGGACTACAAGACGGCATACAG GTCAATCTCCATGA
- the LOC104783168 gene encoding SKP1-like protein 20 isoform X1, with translation MSEGNLAVMKPETMKSYIWLQTADGSIQQVEQEVAMFCPMICQEVIQKGVGSSKNHAISLPQRVNPAMFSLVLDYCRFHQMPGRSNKERKTYDERFIRMDTKRLCELTSAADSLQLKPLVDLTSRALARIIEGKTPEEIREIFHLPDDLTEEEKLEPLKNTMDDPRIRLLNRLYAKKRKELKERERLKNVEVEEHVDERSVDDLLSFINSRDPKVVKKKKKKKKKIVSSNDIHDKESHDLHSKQQCVVKTGSSMREVPNLPSAEDDISTPKARSEDEDDEIDPAMREMLDREVEDFAQRLNSNWVRSLGQERRPVHFSINGNGTTRRHTGFRHTLDD, from the exons ATGTCAGAAGGTAATTTGGCCGTCATGAAACCAGAG ACGATGAAGTCCTACATATGGCTTCAAACTGCTGATGGCTCAATCCAGCAAGTAGAACAAGAGGTTGCAATGTTCTGTCCCATGATATGTCAAGAGGTAATACAGAAGGGTGTTGGATCTTCTAAGAATCATGCAATATCGCTTCCACAACGAGTTAACCCAGCTATGTTCAGCTTGGTTCTTGATTATTGCAGATTTCATCAAATGCCTGGACGTTCAAACAAG GAACGGAAAACTTATGATGAAAGATTCATCCGAATGGATACAAAGAGGCTCTGTGAGTTAACATCAGCCGCTGACAGTTTGCAGCTGAAGCCTTTGGTTGATCTTACTAGTCGTGCACTTGCACGAATCATTGAAGGAAAAACCCCTGAAGAGATACGAGAAATATTTCATTTGCCTGATGACCTTACTGAG GAGGAGAAATTAGAGCCTCTGAAGAACACGATGGATGATCCACGGATTCGACTACTGAATAGATTGTAcgcaaagaagagaaaggagctgaaagaaagagagagattgaag AATGTTGAGGTTGAAGAACATGTGGATGAACGTTCTGTGGATGACCTGTTATCATTTATTAACAGCAGAG ATCCCAAGgtggtaaagaaaaagaagaagaagaaaaagaagattgtTTCTTCAAATGACATTCATGATAAG GAATCACATGATCTTCATTCCAAACAACAATGTGTTGTAAAGACCGGGTCCAGCATGAGAGAGGTACCCAACTTACCTAGTGCAGAAGATGACATTTCTACACCAAAGGCCAGGTCtgaagatgaagacgatgaaATCGATCCAGCCATGAGGGAAATGCTTGATAG AGAGGTAGAGGATTTTGCTCAAAGACTGAACTCCAATTGGGTTCGGTCGCTAGGACAAGAAAGAAGGCCTGTACACTTCTCCATAAATGGCAACGGGACTACAAGACGGCATACAG GTTTTAGACATACTCTAGATGACTGA
- the LOC104783167 gene encoding U-box domain-containing protein 33 isoform X1 produces the protein MALVTPIPAMGERAGSMRFHGIGSPGSRSSRSGIIMDEPVSRLIEEKIFVAVDKHVAKSKSTLIWALQNTGGKKICLVHVHQPSQMIPVMGAKFPVGSVKDEEVRVFREKERAKVHMILDDYLRICQQRGVRADKMFIEMESIENGIVQLISELGIRKLVMGAAADRHYSRRMTDLKSRKAIFVRREAPTLCQIWFTCKGYLIHTREATMDDTESEYASPRPSISASDLLQTFSTPESEHQHISRVQSTDSVQHFVSNGSSTEHSGRVSDGSLNTDEEDRESDGSATVMSTVDENSGHSSPSNFPDGVDDSFNNKIRKATSEAHSSKQEVFAETLRRQKAEKNALDAIRRAKQSESAYSEELKRRKDTEIAVAKEKERFVTIKNEQEVIMEELQSAMDQKAMLESQIAESDGTMEKLNQKLDIAVKLLQKLKDEREELQTERDRALREAEELRSRAETSTLRLPQYFTDFSFSEIEEATNHFDSTLKIGEGGYVSIYVGILRHTQVAIKMLNPNSSQGPVEYQQEVDVLSKMRHPNIITLIGACPEGWSLVYEYLPDGSLEDRINCKDNSPPLSWQNRVRIATEICAALVFLHSNKAHSLVHGDVKPANILLDSNLVSKLSDFGTCSLLHPNGNKSMRTDVTTTVAYLDPEASSSGELTPKSDVYSFGIILLRLLTGRPAIRISNEVKYALDNGSLNDLLDPLAGDWPFVQAEQLARLALRCCETVSENRPDLGTEVWRVLEPMRASSGGSSSFHLGRNEHRIAPPYFICPIFQEVMQDPHVAADGFTYEAEAIRAWLDSEHDTSPMTNVKLSHTSLIANHALRSAIQEWLQHHC, from the exons ATGGCTTTGGTGACTCCAATTCCAGCAATGGGTGAAAGAGCTGGATCCATGAGATTTCACGGAATTGGTAGCCCAGGATCAAGGTCCAGCCGGAGCGGTATTATTATGGACGAACCGGTTTCGCGGCTGATCGAGGAGAAAATCTTCGTTGCTGTGGATAAACACGTGGCCAAGAGCAAGTCTACTCTCATCTGGGCTTTGCAAAACACTGGAGGGAAGAAGATTTGCCTTGTCCACGTTCATCAGCCCTCTCAGATGATTCCAGTTA TGGGCGCCAAATTTCCAGTTGGGTCTGTGAAGGACGAAGAAGTCAGggtttttagagaaaaagaaagggcGAAAGTACATATGATTCTAGACGACTACCTTCGTATATGCCAGCAGAGAGGG GTAAGGGCAGACAAGATGTTTATTGAAATGGAATCTATCGAGAATGGAATTGTGCAACTGATCTCGGAGCTGGGAATCAGGAAGCTTGTTATGGGAGCAGCAGCAGATAGACACTATTCAAG GAGAATGACAGATCTGAAGTCCAGGAAAGCCATCTTCGTACGCCGAGAAGCACCTACTCTTTGTCAAATATGGTTTACTTGCAAAGGATACCTGATACATACAAG GGAAGCTACGATGGATGACACTGAATCAGAATATGCATCTCCGCGTCCTTCCATAAGTGCAAGTGATCTACTTCAAACTTTCTCTACACCGGAGTCTGAACATCAGCATATATCTCGAGTACAGAGCACCGATTCAGTTCAACATTTTGTAAGCAATGGAAGTTCAACTGAACACAGCGGGAGGGTGTCGGATGGGTCTTTAAATACCGATGAGGAGGATAGAGAATCTGATGGCAGTGCAACAGTTATGAGTACAGTTGACGAGAATTCTGGCCATTCATCTCCCTCCAATTTTCCG GATGGTGTGGATGATtcttttaacaataaaatccGAAAAGCTACGTCAGAGGCTCACAGTTCTAAACAAGAAGTTTTTGCAGAGACTCTTAGGCGTCAAAAAGCCGAAAAAAACGCACTTGATGCAATCAGAAGG GCTAAACAATCAGAAAGTGCCTATTCTGAGGAGTTGAAGCGAAGGAAAGATACGGAGATAGCagtagcaaaagaaaaagagagatttgtAACCATAAAAAATGAGCAAGAGGTAATCATGGAAGAACTTCAAAGTGCAATGGATCAGAAAGCAATGCTTGAGAGCCAAATAGCAGAGTCTGATGGTACAATGGAAAAGCTAAACCAGAAGCTTGATATAGCGGTGAAGTTGTTGCAAAAGTTGAAGGATGAACGAGAGGAGTTGCAGACAGAACGTGACAGAGCACTCAGAGAAGCTGAGGAGTTAAGGAGTCGCGCAGAAACCTCAACTCTACGTTTACCTCAGTACTTTACGGATTTCTCATTTTCCGAGATTGAGGAAGCAACTAATCACTTTGATTCGACCCTGAAGATTGGGGAAGGTGGATATGTAAGCATCTACGTTGGTATACTGCGTCATACACAGGTTGCTATAAAAATGTTGAATCCTAACAGTTCGCAAGGCCCTGTAGAATATCAACAGGAG GTTGATGTGTTAAGTAAAATGAGACATCCAAATATCATTACGCTAATTGGAGCATGTCCAGAGGGGTGGAGTCTTGTCTATGAGTATCTTCCGGATGGAAGCCTTGAAGACAGGATAAATTGCAAGGACAACTCTCCACCCTTGTCGTGGCAAAATCGTGTACGCATTGCCACTGAGATATGCGCAGCACTTGTCTTTCTTCATTCCAATAAAGCTCATAGCTTAGTACATGGTGATGTGAAGCCAGCAAATATCCTTCTCGATTCCAATCTCGTTAGCAAGTTAAGTGACTTTGGGACCTGCTCACTACTTCATCCTAATGGAAACAAAAGCATGAGAACTGATGTCACAACCACAGTTGCTTATTTGGATCCAGAAGCTTCCAGTAGTGGAGAGCTAACTCCAAAGTCAGATGTTTACTCGTTTGGGATCATCTTATTGCGCTTGTTGACTGGGAGACCTGCCATACGGATATCAAACGAAGTGAAGTATGCCCTCGATAATGGATCATTGAACGACCTTTTGGACCCTTTAGCAGGTGACTGGCCCTTTGTTCAGGCGGAGCAGCTTGCTCGCTTGGCATTAAGATGCTGCGAGACTGTCAGCGAGAATCGTCCGGATCTTGGAACTGAAGTGTGGAGGGTACTTGAACCTATGAGGGCTTCTAGTGGAGGATCTTCATCTTTCCATCTTGGCCGTAACGAGCACCGCATAGCCCCTCCATACTTCATTTGCCCCATTTTCCAG GAAGTCATGCAAGATCCGCATGTGGCTGCAGACGGTTTCACATACGAAGCAGAGGCTATAAGAGCGTGGCTGGACAGTGAACATGATACTTCACCAATGACCAATGTCAAGCTTTCTCACACCAGCCTAATCGCTAACCATGCTCTTCGTTCTGCGATTCAAGAGTGGCTTCAACATCATTGCTGA
- the LOC104783168 gene encoding SKP1-like protein 20 isoform X3, giving the protein MKSYIWLQTADGSIQQVEQEVAMFCPMICQEVIQKGVGSSKNHAISLPQRVNPAMFSLVLDYCRFHQMPGRSNKERKTYDERFIRMDTKRLCELTSAADSLQLKPLVDLTSRALARIIEGKTPEEIREIFHLPDDLTEEEKLEPLKNTMDDPRIRLLNRLYAKKRKELKERERLKNVEVEEHVDERSVDDLLSFINSRDPKVVKKKKKKKKKIVSSNDIHDKESHDLHSKQQCVVKTGSSMREVPNLPSAEDDISTPKARSEDEDDEIDPAMREMLDREVEDFAQRLNSNWVRSLGQERRPVHFSINGNGTTRRHTGFRHTLDD; this is encoded by the exons ATGAAGTCCTACATATGGCTTCAAACTGCTGATGGCTCAATCCAGCAAGTAGAACAAGAGGTTGCAATGTTCTGTCCCATGATATGTCAAGAGGTAATACAGAAGGGTGTTGGATCTTCTAAGAATCATGCAATATCGCTTCCACAACGAGTTAACCCAGCTATGTTCAGCTTGGTTCTTGATTATTGCAGATTTCATCAAATGCCTGGACGTTCAAACAAG GAACGGAAAACTTATGATGAAAGATTCATCCGAATGGATACAAAGAGGCTCTGTGAGTTAACATCAGCCGCTGACAGTTTGCAGCTGAAGCCTTTGGTTGATCTTACTAGTCGTGCACTTGCACGAATCATTGAAGGAAAAACCCCTGAAGAGATACGAGAAATATTTCATTTGCCTGATGACCTTACTGAG GAGGAGAAATTAGAGCCTCTGAAGAACACGATGGATGATCCACGGATTCGACTACTGAATAGATTGTAcgcaaagaagagaaaggagctgaaagaaagagagagattgaag AATGTTGAGGTTGAAGAACATGTGGATGAACGTTCTGTGGATGACCTGTTATCATTTATTAACAGCAGAG ATCCCAAGgtggtaaagaaaaagaagaagaagaaaaagaagattgtTTCTTCAAATGACATTCATGATAAG GAATCACATGATCTTCATTCCAAACAACAATGTGTTGTAAAGACCGGGTCCAGCATGAGAGAGGTACCCAACTTACCTAGTGCAGAAGATGACATTTCTACACCAAAGGCCAGGTCtgaagatgaagacgatgaaATCGATCCAGCCATGAGGGAAATGCTTGATAG AGAGGTAGAGGATTTTGCTCAAAGACTGAACTCCAATTGGGTTCGGTCGCTAGGACAAGAAAGAAGGCCTGTACACTTCTCCATAAATGGCAACGGGACTACAAGACGGCATACAG GTTTTAGACATACTCTAGATGACTGA
- the LOC104783170 gene encoding U-box domain-containing protein 33-like, translating to MEETVSSGILEEKIYVAVGRNVWKNTSNLLWALQNSEGNRICILHIHQPSPTIPVLGTRFEASTADEELVRAYRGKETVKTEKILQEYLSICLKKGVQAEKLCFEKDSIEKGILEMIQQHKIRKLVMGAAADKHYSMKMEDLKSNKASFVCEQAPATCQIQFTCKGNLIHTREARMDEVRALSALLSEFQRLVLPQISTNTLQEVVSLDGQKDKGSSSSCQSAGTLSHPGRSEDLINEVQEEPNDSSSQVFPCSGRGLNMINFLISYTKLWQKLTIQNHEHRE from the exons ATGGAGGAAACAGTCAGCTCAGGGATACTTGAAGAGAAAATCTACGTTGCAGTTGGGAGAAATGTATGGAAGAACACATCAAATCTCCTATGGGCATTACAAAACTCCGAGGGAAACAGAATCTGCATCCTTCATATTCACCAGCCATCTCCAACGATTCCTGTCT TGGGTACCAGATTCGAAGCTTCGACGGCTGATGAGGAGTTAGTGAGAGCATATAGAGGCAAAGAAACGgtgaaaacagagaagattCTACAAGAGTACCTTAGTATTTGCCTTAAGAAAGGG GTACAGGCAGAGAAACTGTGTTTTGAAAAGGACTCAATCGAGAAAGGGATTTTGGAAATGATACAACAGCATAAAATCAGGAAGCTTGTTATGGGAGCTGCTGCAGATAAACACTATTCCAT GAAAATGGAGGATCTCAAGTCCAATAAAGCAAGCTTCGTCTGCGAACAAGCGCCTGCTACTTGTCAAATACAGTTTACCTGCAAAGGAAACCTTATCCACACAAG GGAAGCTAGAATGGATGAAGTTCGAGCCCTCTCTGCGCTCTTGTCTGAGTTTCAGCGGCTTGTGTTGCCACAAATAAGCACCAATACGCTTCAAGAGGTAGTAAGTTTGGATGGACAAAAAGACAAGGGATCCTCCTCCTCTTGTCAGTCTGCTGGTACATTGTCACACCCCGGAAGATCTGAGGACTTAATAAACGAAGTTCAAGAGGAACCGAATGACTCATCTTCTCAAGTTTTCCCG TGCAGCGGAAGGGGACTAAACATGATAAACTTCCTGATCAGCTACACCAAACTATGGCAGAAGCTCACAATTCAAAACCATGAGCATCGTGAGTGA
- the LOC104783167 gene encoding U-box domain-containing protein 33 isoform X2 has protein sequence MALVTPIPAMGERAGSMRFHGIGSPGSRSSRSGIIMDEPVSRLIEEKIFVAVDKHVAKSKSTLIWALQNTGGKKICLVHVHQPSQMIPVMGAKFPVGSVKDEEVRVFREKERAKVHMILDDYLRICQQRGVRADKMFIEMESIENGIVQLISELGIRKLVMGAAADRHYSRRMTDLKSRKAIFVRREAPTLCQIWFTCKGYLIHTREATMDDTESEYASPRPSISASDLLQTFSTPESEHQHISRVQSTDSVQHFVSNGSSTEHSGRVSDGSLNTDEEDRESDGSATVMSTVDENSGHSSPSNFPDGVDDSFNNKIRKATSEAHSSKQEVFAETLRRQKAEKNALDAIRRAKQSESAYSEELKRRKDTEIAVAKEKERFVTIKNEQEVIMEELQSAMDQKAMLESQIAESDGTMEKLNQKLDIAVKLLQKLKDEREELQTERDRALREAEELRSRAETSTLRLPQYFTDFSFSEIEEATNHFDSTLKIGEGGYVSIYVGILRHTQVAIKMLNPNSSQGPVEYQQEVDVLSKMRHPNIITLIGACPEGWSLVYEYLPDGSLEDRINCKDNSPPLSWQNRVRIATEICAALVFLHSNKAHSLVHGDVKPANILLDSNLVSKLSDFGTCSLLHPNGNKSMRTDVTTTVAYLDPEASSSGELTPKSDVYSFGIILLRLLTGRPAIRISNEVKYALDNGSLNDLLDPLAGDWPFVQAEQLARLALRCCETVSENRPDLGTEVWRVLEPMRASSGGSSSFHLGRNEHRIAPPYFICPIFQEVMQDPHVAADGFTYEAEAIRAWLDSEHDTSPMTNVKLSHTSLIANHALRSAIQEWLQHHC, from the exons ATGGCTTTGGTGACTCCAATTCCAGCAATGGGTGAAAGAGCTGGATCCATGAGATTTCACGGAATTGGTAGCCCAGGATCAAGGTCCAGCCGGAGCGGTATTATTATGGACGAACCGGTTTCGCGGCTGATCGAGGAGAAAATCTTCGTTGCTGTGGATAAACACGTGGCCAAGAGCAAGTCTACTCTCATCTGGGCTTTGCAAAACACTGGAGGGAAGAAGATTTGCCTTGTCCACGTTCATCAGCCCTCTCAGATGATTCCAGTTA TGGGCGCCAAATTTCCAGTTGGGTCTGTGAAGGACGAAGAAGTCAGggtttttagagaaaaagaaagggcGAAAGTACATATGATTCTAGACGACTACCTTCGTATATGCCAGCAGAGAGGG GTAAGGGCAGACAAGATGTTTATTGAAATGGAATCTATCGAGAATGGAATTGTGCAACTGATCTCGGAGCTGGGAATCAGGAAGCTTGTTATGGGAGCAGCAGCAGATAGACACTATTCAAG GAGAATGACAGATCTGAAGTCCAGGAAAGCCATCTTCGTACGCCGAGAAGCACCTACTCTTTGTCAAATATGGTTTACTTGCAAAGGATACCTGATACATACAAG GGAAGCTACGATGGATGACACTGAATCAGAATATGCATCTCCGCGTCCTTCCATAAGTGCAAGTGATCTACTTCAAACTTTCTCTACACCGGAGTCTGAACATCAGCATATATCTCGAGTACAGAGCACCGATTCAGTTCAACATTTTGTAAGCAATGGAAGTTCAACTGAACACAGCGGGAGGGTGTCGGATGGGTCTTTAAATACCGATGAGGAGGATAGAGAATCTGATGGCAGTGCAACAGTTATGAGTACAGTTGACGAGAATTCTGGCCATTCATCTCCCTCCAATTTTCCG GATGGTGTGGATGATtcttttaacaataaaatccGAAAAGCTACGTCAGAGGCTCACAGTTCTAAACAAGAAGTTTTTGCAGAGACTCTTAGGCGTCAAAAAGCCGAAAAAAACGCACTTGATGCAATCAGAAGG GCTAAACAATCAGAAAGTGCCTATTCTGAGGAGTTGAAGCGAAGGAAAGATACGGAGATAGCagtagcaaaagaaaaagagagatttgtAACCATAAAAAATGAGCAAGAGGTAATCATGGAAGAACTTCAAAGTGCAATGGATCAGAAAGCAATGCTTGAGAGCCAAATAGCAGAGTCTGATGGTACAATGGAAAAGCTAAACCAGAAGCTTGATATAGCGGTGAAGTTGTTGCAAAAGTTGAAGGATGAACGAGAGGAGTTGCAGACAGAACGTGACAGAGCACTCAGAGAAGCTGAGGAGTTAAGGAGTCGCGCAGAAACCTCAACTCTACGTTTACCTCAGTACTTTACGGATTTCTCATTTTCCGAGATTGAGGAAGCAACTAATCACTTTGATTCGACCCTGAAGATTGGGGAAGGTGGATATGTAAGCATCTACGTTGGTATACTGCGTCATACACAGGTTGCTATAAAAATGTTGAATCCTAACAGTTCGCAAGGCCCTGTAGAATATCAACAGGAG GTTGATGTGTTAAGTAAAATGAGACATCCAAATATCATTACGCTAATTGGAGCATGTCCAGAGGGGTGGAGTCTTGTCTATGAGTATCTTCCGGATGGAAGCCTTGAAGACAGGATAAATTGCAAGGACAACTCTCCACCCTTGTCGTGGCAAAATCGTGTACGCATTGCCACTGAGATATGCGCAGCACTTGTCTTTCTTCATTCCAATAAAGCTCATAGCTTAGTACATGGTGATGTGAAGCCAGCAAATATCCTTCTCGATTCCAATCTCGTTAGCAAGTTAAGTGACTTTGGGACCTGCTCACTACTTCATCCTAATGGAAACAAAAGCATGAGAACTGATGTCACAACCACAGTTGCTTATTTGGATCCAGAAGCTTCCAGTAGTGGAGAGCTAACTCCAAAGTCAGATGTTTACTCGTTTGGGATCATCTTATTGCGCTTGTTGACTGGGAGACCTGCCATACGGATATCAAACGAAGTGAAGTATGCCCTCGATAATGGATCATTGAACGACCTTTTGGACCCTTTAGCAG GTGACTGGCCCTTTGTTCAGGCGGAGCAGCTTGCTCGCTTGGCATTAAGATGCTGCGAGACTGTCAGCGAGAATCGTCCGGATCTTGGAACTGAAGTGTGGAGGGTACTTGAACCTATGAGGGCTTCTAGTGGAGGATCTTCATCTTTCCATCTTGGCCGTAACGAGCACCGCATAGCCCCTCCATACTTCATTTGCCCCATTTTCCAG GAAGTCATGCAAGATCCGCATGTGGCTGCAGACGGTTTCACATACGAAGCAGAGGCTATAAGAGCGTGGCTGGACAGTGAACATGATACTTCACCAATGACCAATGTCAAGCTTTCTCACACCAGCCTAATCGCTAACCATGCTCTTCGTTCTGCGATTCAAGAGTGGCTTCAACATCATTGCTGA
- the LOC104783168 gene encoding SKP1-like protein 20 isoform X4: MPGRSNKERKTYDERFIRMDTKRLCELTSAADSLQLKPLVDLTSRALARIIEGKTPEEIREIFHLPDDLTEEEKLEPLKNTMDDPRIRLLNRLYAKKRKELKERERLKNVEVEEHVDERSVDDLLSFINSRDPKVVKKKKKKKKKIVSSNDIHDKESHDLHSKQQCVVKTGSSMREVPNLPSAEDDISTPKARSEDEDDEIDPAMREMLDREVEDFAQRLNSNWVRSLGQERRPVHFSINGNGTTRRHTGFRHTLDD; this comes from the exons ATGCCTGGACGTTCAAACAAG GAACGGAAAACTTATGATGAAAGATTCATCCGAATGGATACAAAGAGGCTCTGTGAGTTAACATCAGCCGCTGACAGTTTGCAGCTGAAGCCTTTGGTTGATCTTACTAGTCGTGCACTTGCACGAATCATTGAAGGAAAAACCCCTGAAGAGATACGAGAAATATTTCATTTGCCTGATGACCTTACTGAG GAGGAGAAATTAGAGCCTCTGAAGAACACGATGGATGATCCACGGATTCGACTACTGAATAGATTGTAcgcaaagaagagaaaggagctgaaagaaagagagagattgaag AATGTTGAGGTTGAAGAACATGTGGATGAACGTTCTGTGGATGACCTGTTATCATTTATTAACAGCAGAG ATCCCAAGgtggtaaagaaaaagaagaagaagaaaaagaagattgtTTCTTCAAATGACATTCATGATAAG GAATCACATGATCTTCATTCCAAACAACAATGTGTTGTAAAGACCGGGTCCAGCATGAGAGAGGTACCCAACTTACCTAGTGCAGAAGATGACATTTCTACACCAAAGGCCAGGTCtgaagatgaagacgatgaaATCGATCCAGCCATGAGGGAAATGCTTGATAG AGAGGTAGAGGATTTTGCTCAAAGACTGAACTCCAATTGGGTTCGGTCGCTAGGACAAGAAAGAAGGCCTGTACACTTCTCCATAAATGGCAACGGGACTACAAGACGGCATACAG GTTTTAGACATACTCTAGATGACTGA